One segment of Cyprinus carpio isolate SPL01 chromosome B20, ASM1834038v1, whole genome shotgun sequence DNA contains the following:
- the flrt2 gene encoding leucine-rich repeat transmembrane protein FLRT2, whose product MEFQAGFRNNDWTSFLRFWLTVLLSLHVQFSPVSSCPKECRCDRTFVYCNERSLTSVPLGVQEGYKTLFLHNNQINNAGFPLELHNVASVDTVYLYGNQLDEFPLNLPRNVRVLHLQENNIQTISRAALAQLSMLEELHLDDNSISTVGVEEGAFREAVSLKLLFLTKNHLSSIPIGLPADLKELRLDENRIADIDVDAFQNVTTLQRLLLDGNLLEDEGIAPGTFQDLVNLRELSLARNSLTTPPPLLPGASLTKLNLQENQMDTIEVTAFVGLDKLEKLDISSNQLQFLPPGVFDGLRNLRHLNARNNIWRCDCNIKWVIAWLRSLPSAINVRGFTCQSPERVRGMVIRELTLDAIDCPAGTVLHPWPTHSYPSTLPPRRTTTITTTISRTTRFTTISPTSFYPASANPTPPFPHFPPGPLPPYEDPLKISFHIVNSTCIDVSWESYFTVTAYKVTWVKMGQSLMSDITRERTVPGYQRRLSLSNLEPRSIYRICVYVLDTLNTYRPGEDTICSEAKTKSTSTYSESEQAAQQDNTSTLLLAGVIGGAVLVVLVTLLSLFCWHMHKKSRSSSSKWKYNRGRRKDDYCEAGTKKDNSILEMTETNFQIVSLNNEQLLKGDFRIQPIYTPNGGIGLRDCHLSNNSIAYCKSSNVPSVDFCHT is encoded by the coding sequence ATGGAGTTTCAAGCCGGATTTCGGAATAACGATTGGACTTCATTTCTTCGCTTTTGGTTGACAGTGTTGTTGAGCTTGCATGTGCAGTTCAGCCCCGTCTCCTCCTGTCCCAAGGAGTGCCGCTGCGATAGAACATTTGTTTACTGTAATGAGAGGAGCCTGACGTCTGTGCCTCTGGGGGTGCAAGAGGGATACAAGACCCTCTTCCTCCacaacaatcagatcaacaatgCCGGCTTTCCATTGGAGCTACACAATGTTGCCTCTGTAGACACTGTTTACCTATATGGAAATCAGCTGGATGAATTTCCCCTCAACCTTCCCAGGAATGTTCGAGTGCTGCACCTCCAGGAAAACAACATCCAGACTATCTCCAGGGCAGCACTTGCCCAGCTATCCATGCTGGAGGAACTCCACCTGGACGACAACTCCATCTCAACCGTAGGGGTAGAGGAGGGTGCTTTCAGGGAAGCTGTCAGCCTCAAGCTTCTTTTCCTCACCAAAAACCACCTGAGCAGCATTCCTATTGGATTACCAGCAGATCTCAAGGAGCTGCGTTTGGATGAGAATCGCATTGCCGACATTGATGTGGATGCCTTTCAAAATGTCACCACCCTGCAGCGACTTTTACTGGATGGGAACTTGCTTGAGGATGAGGGCATCGCTCCTGGAACCTTCCAGGACCTGGTCAATCTGAGAGAACTGTCTCTGGCTCGAAATTCCCTCACCACTCCACCACCGTTGCTCCCTGGCGCATCCCTGACCAAGCTCAATCTGCAGGAAAACCAGATGGACACCATTGAAGTGACAGCCTTCGTTGGGCTTGATAAACTGGAGAAGTTAGATATCTCTAGCAACCAGCTTCAGTTTCTTCCACCGGGTGTCTTTGACGGCTTGAGAAACCTGAGGCACCTTAATGCGAGGAACAACATCTGGAGGTGTGATTGCAACATTAAGTGGGTCATTGCATGGCTCAGGTCTCTGCCTTCTGCGATAAACGTCCGTGGGTTCACGTGCCAGAGTCCAGAAAGGGTGCGTGGCATGGTAATTCGAGAACTCACTTTAGATGCCATCGACTGCCCAGCGGGCACCGTGCTTCATCCCTGGCCAACCCATTCATATCCATCTACATTGCCACCCCGCAGAACCACCACCATCACCACGACCATCTCCAGAACCACCCGCTTCACCACCATATCACCCACTTCTTTTTACCCCGCCTCAGCCAACCCCACACCCCCATTTCCACATTTCCCTCCAGGTCCCCTGCCTCCATACGAAGACCCCTTAAAAATCTCCTTTCACATAGTGAACTCTACCTGCATTGACGTGAGCTGGGAGTCTTACTTCACTGTGACGGCTTACAAGGTGACTTGGGTCAAGATGGGGCAGAGTTTGATGAGTGACATCACTCGAGAAAGAACAGTCCCAGGATACCAACGAAGGCTTAGCCTGTCAAATTTAGAACCCAGGTCTATCTACCGTATCTGCGTGTATGTTCTGGATACTCTCAACACGTACAGACCGGGTGAGGATACTATCTGTTCTGAGGCTAAGACCAAATCCACATCTACATACTCTGAATCTGAGCAGGCTGCCCAGCAAGACAACACCTCCACACTCCTATTGGCTGGAGTGATAGGTGGGGCAGTTTTGGTGGTCTTAGTGACACTTCTAAGCTTGTTTTGCTGGCACATGCACAAGAAAAGCAGGTCATCATCGTCCAAATGGAAATACAATCGCGGCAGGAGAAAAGATGACTACTGCGAGGCTGGCACCAAAAAGGATAACTCCATCCTGGAAATGACTGAAACAAACTTTCAGATAGTGTCACTAAACAATGAGCAGCTTTTAAAAGGGGACTTCAGAATTCAGCCCATCTACACACCTAATGGAGGGATTGGCCTCAGAGACTGTCACCTTAGCAACAATAGCATAGCGTACTGCAAGAGCAGTAATGTTCCCAGTGTGGACTTCTGCCACACATGA